The genomic DNA GATAAAGCAGCATCTGGTTCAATAGTCACAGTCTTTTTGCCCATAGTCTCAGTACATTTTATGTTTGAACGGTTGCAGACCAAAGGGAATTGAATGAACCACTGTGGTTAACCTGTGACTATTTTCATGCGCAGACATAGCCATTACCATTCTACAGTACAGcttatgtatgatgtatgatgTAAGAGAAAATACCCAGCCTGCAACAGCAGCGCCCAGCATGATGAGGACACCACACATGTGTAAGGCAACGGACCTAGTGACCACATATTTTAGACAAAAAGACGTACAGTCAGGACACGGTTTTGTGTTGGGGTGCAGCACCTGTGTCTGTTCTCTCGCTGGATCTCGTAGACGGAAATGTGTAGCGTGTGGTTGGCCCTCTGGCCCATGGTCAGAGTCTTGTAGATGCGAAACTCCGCCGCCGTCACAGTCTCTCCCTGTGGGAGGGGCGTGAGGTCAAAACGGAACTCCTTCCAGTACGGTCGTGGTTGAAGCAGGTCCCGCTCATGCTCCACTGGAAGGGTCAGGGGGAAATAATGTATTATAAAAGTATTACACAGATATTTAGTTGATGAGTGTTAAAGCATTTAAATGTTTAGTTCAAGTTGTTTTTTTACATGTTGCACACTGTATCAGGCACTTCTTTATAGTTTCATCTGGAATAtcataaatacatattttattgTGCATCATCACTTCAATGGGAATTTATGTTCATATTTCACAGTGCATTATTTTCAGCAAAGGTCGAGTAAGTATTGATCCTTGTAGGATTCCATCCAATAAGCTTTGTAGCCAAACGGTTAGTGACACCGAACCGAGCCAAGAccgaaagagaaaaagaaactgAAACAACAgttgcagggagagagagagagagtggatacCGAAGAGTGGTGATGCAGGAGAGTGGATACCAAAAAGCAGCCAATGACCGAGAGGCAATAAGAAAGAatgacaaagagaaaaaaaacatagatgtgagaatgagaggaagagagagatagagagagaggtagagagaaacagatgaaGCATAAGAAGaatggtgagtgtgagtgtgacctTGCTGAGCACACCGGAGCAGACTGACACCCCCAGCCTGGAGCGGAACGTTCTGTAATTACACCCCGCACAGCCCAGCAGCCCAACAGCACTGCACCACTAATTACAGGCTGCgcagatatatatagagagccATCCAGCAGTATTTTCATCTGCTGAGTGCTGCAACAAGGCCTGTAATTCTGCACAGCTGTGCTCTCCGAGCCACATCTCGCTGCCCAGGCCTGGACCGTGGACCGCACTGGAGCGGTCCACCGTGGAGAGTCCAGTCTATATGACCTGGCCTGGCTGAGGCAAATTTGTCCTGTTCGTTCAGTTCGTTCACTGTGTTTGTCTATTAACTGTCCGATTGATCTATTGGCATCCACATGTTAATGTACAGTACATAGAAGACGGCCATTCGTTGAGCTACAGTATATTAAGGTAGTTGTACAGTGCATTCTTCCACACACAGATTATACACAAGCATGTTTTCACTGGTGATTGTGTACAACAGGATTACATATGTTACACACATGTTTTGTGACCTATACTCAATGGTCACAAGTGGACGTACAGTATATACAACACAAATAATGAGAATGCAGTGAGTTCCCAGGGTCTTCTtctgaaggagagaggaaggagacaaTTGGGCAGGAGGATGTTTTAACTGATTTGGTGATAAGATCTAGGCTGTCTGAACTACAACAGGAAAACAGTCTTTACAGTGATAGTGGGAACGTCTGACCAGAGAACCAGGACAACTATGCATACCACCCAACAAATACCAGGCACAATCAGCATATCCATCTCTGGTAATCTGTCAACAGTTTAGCCTTATTCACCAGAAATGACTGAGTACTCCCTTACCATATGACTATGTGTCTTTGTGAAGGACTCCCCATAAGTGTGTTTTGCCAAATTGTGCAACGTAAACATGAAACGAGGCATGCGGGCCACATCTGCAAGTTGTTTGCAGTGATTGAAAAACTTTATCATTCTTAGCTTTCATAGCGTTCTGGTGGTTTTGAACAGTGCTTGTTAGTGGCCCCCTGAAGAAAAGGTGTTTACTAACAACATTCCACGGGAGCAAGTCTGCTAGTGACCATCTCACTGAGTCtccctttaacccttaaaggtgtgggtttttcaacattctaacataagatcccgttccgcaacaattgaaggttctaaaattctatgttgaattcaatgaatccagatattctttagaacgttcattttccaacattcccatcacaccggtgtgacggtacacctTACAGTTTATGCTGGATCCATTAGAGTCCAGCAATGCTTTGTAAATGGCTCTAAAgtattggttacactttacttgacagtatctaCAAGTGTGACATGAcgctgtcatgaacatgtcaaaaacattataaacaagttataaatgtttatgacataacacttccgtcactcgcttctgtcaaatgtcattcggtttttgtcatgacaagttatgacggtgtcatgtcactcttatgtagataccgtCAAGTCAAGTGTTATTATAAGATGTGTATGTAATTTTTTCAGTTTCTGTATTTCCATAGACCTTAAGCATAAGTCATCATGACAGCCATCCAAACACCAACGTGAACTTTGACCCCCAATGCACACCCACCACTCACCCAGGTTGACAAAGCTCATGACGGTGTCGGCCTCGCTGACCACAGAGCCGAGGGGCGGCATGTGCGTGCTGAGGGTGGGGAAGGCGTGAGTGTGGACGTGGCCCGTCCCAACGGCGGCCAGCCGGCCCCCGAGTCCTTCCTCGCCCTCGGACACGGCGTGGTACAGGTCCAGCATGAAGAGGGGCGCCGAGGACGGGGGGCGCAGCGGGGGATGGGGCCGCGGTCGCCCCGGCAGGCCGAGCACCGAGAGGATCTCCCGCTGCATCTCCTTCTTCTCACGACCGCTCAGGCGGCGGAAGCTGGAGTGGACCACCCCCTCCActcccccgcacacacacagcaggacacAGACGTGGAGCAGGACAGCCAGGGGGGACAATCTCCTGCTCTGGCCCTTGCCAATGCTGCTCTGTTCTCTCCAACAGCAGGACAGTGTGTGCCTTCTGGAGCTGCTCCTCTTACAATGTCCTGCAGTTTCTTGACTTGAGGGATCCATTACCATTTTTGTGGTTTTGTCTCAATTGTCAATTATTTAGTCACACTTTAACGTTCAAAAATGCAATGGCAAAGCACTCGCGTCTCCGTCTTGCTCTCACTGTCTCAGTCCAGGAGTCTCACTGTTTTAAACAACCCAGAATCTTCTGGAACGGTCACAGCACCAGCATGAAAAGGGACTATCACACTCTGGCCAGCACAAGAAGTCGCCTCACTGACTGAGCTTGTCCGTTTATGTGCTTGGTTGTTATTATGTGTCCTGGAAGATGGTCCTCTGTGGTCCGTGTTTCATTAAGAAAGGGCAGTGTTTTCTGTTCCCATTTCTCCCTGTGCTCTTTCTTCACTCTGGGAACACTTTTAATGCGTCTCCAAAACCACTTGCTCCTTGAAGAAGCTGTTTCATACACAGGTTCAGAGGAAGAAATGACTAGGAAAGGAACAACGGCCAAAGCAGGGGAACATAAACATGTATTTGTCGGAGTTACTGACTCGGCTCCTTGAAAAGTGAATTTGGAGCGTCATAAAAGGTTGAGGAGAGAGCAGGTGGACGTCTGCTGGGCACCGTCAGAAACGTGATATATGAGTCacgaagaaaataaataaaatgggtCAGACGCACAAGCGAGTCTTTCTTCAGAGGTTCCCAAATCAAATGTCACACCTGCCAATTCTCCAGATCCGACAGCAAGCCTGATCAAAACCACACTGTATATCCACAAGGCATGGAAAACATCCACAGCAAATCAAAACCTGGATCTCAATATTCCTTCCACTTGAATCGGTTACATATAGATGGAgccaaacttttttccccccctctctctctctctctgaagatcctcaaagcaaaaaaaaaaatgtatttctatTTTCCAAGGAGACACTTATCATTTACTTCTAACACAACACAGAGCAATCAAAATAGATTCCTTCAATCCTTCAGTTTCCCAATTCAACAGGAGGAAAATAAATGTCCATAATCCTACAAGTGTGAGCTTACAAAAAAAGCCCTCCGGTGTTCCCGGCCCCTGTCGTCCTCTTGGTCTGACGTTCTGTGCAGGGTGTAATCACAGAATCCTGCACATCACAGGATGCCCCTCTCAATGAGGGTGTTTCCAAACCGAGGCagactccctcactctctccacagccctTGAtgactctcctcctccctcctctttctctttatacCCTTTCATCTCTCTTCTATTCATCTACCCTTTTTTGCCATGTTATCTAGTTGTAGGCCATTCCGTTTGCtaagagaaaaacaacaaatgAATGGAGGTATGTGTTTATCCAAACAAATCTTTGTAAATGTCTGCAATTCTGGAAAAACAAgctccctttaaaaaaaaaagagatgactTTGAAGTCGGAACAGAAACTGTTGCCAAGTGTAAATTTCTTAATCCATCTTAATCTACGGTGTTGAAAGCAGGTTTGTGTTTATGGCACATGCGGATTTCTGTGCAGGATCCTGCCCTCCGGGAGCACACTCAAATATAGAGCAGGGTTTATGTCTGAGCACGTCcctctgtgtggatgtgtgactTCAAACGTGCCCATTTCTGTGGTCACTTTGAAAAGTGGTCACATGGCTTTGCCACAGAATCCAAGCAGACGTGCCAAACCGACTGGAAAGCAATGTGGATCCCTACTCAGGTGCTGAGGCTATACTGAAGTCAAGCGTGGCGTTCAGTTTTCCTGTTTAGTGTTAATCTGTTGATGTTGAGAGATGATTTTACATGTGAGGAGTTGGAATggactacgtgtgtgtgtgtgtgtgtgtgtgtgtgtgtgtgtgttttgtgcggaCGGTCAGCAGTACCGGGGCTGTGGTGATGACATGTATGTGGGAGAGGATGTGAGTGAGTTTAAATTTTTGTGtatgaacccacacacacagctgcagagTTATgcctgtaaaacacacacaactgtgaAACACCACCCTTCCTGAACCCCATCCGTTCTGTGGAGACACCCAACATATACAAAATCCAATGcaagcacatatacacacaaacacagacatgcactaCTAGTTATTGTTCCTCTCCACATGCTTGACTATGACTCCTGTTCCACACACACTTGagtacaaacgcacacacacacacacgtacggaCGCACGCACAAGCTAGCTTTGTAGGGTGTGCCCTTATCGCTGGGACCGTAATTGCACCCTATTCCTAATGGTCGTTTCCTGTTATCCATGAAATTaacgcaaagacacacacaaacacacaaactctcctAGCAGAGATATCTGCAGAGTTTCCTTACACACAGTTATTCTCAAAAAATGGAAAATAAGGACAGAAGACATAGCATGATATTTTACTGCAAGCATTATTTTAAtacaaaagaacaaaaaaaggttttataatcttatttttttttcttttacacaatgtcacccccccccctcaattTCATGTTACACAGACAGTGACACAATCAAAAGGTAGATCCCTTCGATAGCTCCTCCTTCCTTCCTAggaacaataaataaatacgaACCACCTTAAGGTATTGCTCACTCTCAGACTTGCCATACATTTCTCATTAATGACAAACGGAGGAGCAATGTTTGTCAACGACGAAGACAATTTGAAGAGCCTATCAAGGGGAGGCAGCTGAGGGGGTCGGGTGGGGGTCGAGCAGAGCCCCAACGCTATCCCATCACCCCCCTGAGGTCCTCCTCATTCATGTCTCAAGATGCTGTTGTACCTACACACAGTAGGAAGCCACTTTTAGACAGGATCTGGGATTTGTAGTCATAGGTGAAGAAGGCCACCACTGGAATCGGTCAACTTCCTTGTCAGTTaaaccacaaaaaaaaacatgatcaaGTAAACTACTCTAGGAGAGGCAGTCTCCTGGGTTTTTAAAAAGTCTttatcatcgtcatcatcatcattattatcagAGTTGTTTTAATACTAGTCACTCTCAAAAGGTGATATGATCCTGTACggaaaaataaatacacattTTCTTATACTAGAGGAAGGAACAGAAACAAATACAATAGGATTATAAATtaatcaggaaaaaaaagagacattaACAATTAATTCATTTTTGCATACTGTGAAGTGACGTAACAACATTAAAAGACATTTCTGTAACTTGTGAGGAGGAAGCAGagttaaaacaaacacatgagCACATGGGTTACCATGACAACACCGGAGGGTCAAAGGTGAATGGCGGCGTGTGTGTTGTCCCCGTTGTGTGTCTATGAGACAGGGGGGCGCAGTCTGTTGGGCTTCTGGAGTTTGGTTTGAACACAaccgaatacacacacacacacacacacacacacacacacacacacacacgattggaACGTTGGGAAACATGGGAAACATGTTGCTTCAGTCTGATCACGACAGGGTTTTGGaacactcagtgtgtgtgcgtgtgtgtgtgtgtatgtatgctgtgTTAAGCCATGTGCACAGATTCCCACAAAACCCCCAGCTTAAGTGCATCtgtccattgtttttgttttcttgtttgtttgttttttttccacataACTCAGTAACAACACCACCATATGGATATATAATGGACCCTGTCATGTCCCTGTGGTGTGAGGTACTTCTCCTCCCTGGTTCTGTAGTCCTGCAATGGGTCTTTGCATTCAGATGCTGGTCACACACCAAGACTCCAGTCCTCTGGATCAGCCAGTTAATGGATCAATCGGTCAAACAGAGGATCACCCACTGTCCTTCCCTCTACCCCGGATAGTCCTGGACCAGTTGTGCTGTAGGGTAGTGtacagttgtgtgtgttgctgtgtgtgtgtgtgtgtgtgtctgtgtgtgacaggcAGATAGTCCAAGTGCATGTGCTGAAGAATTAGTAACCCGCTCAAAGGGGAaacaaaaaccaaaaaaaaaggtgtgtaAGGTGTTAAGTAAGGACGACGGATCAAAAGTAAGGACAATGAGAGACACAAATAAGGCAGCATCCTGTGGTTCTACCGTTCAGAGCGGCGGGCGGGGGGGTGTCACGGAGCAGCAGCATCCTCTCCCCGTCTTCCGcatgagtggaggaggagagggtgaggggaggggggggcagactGGGTCTGGTTAGGGGAACAGTTCACGGATGTCTGGCCCCGGCCTTGTGTGTGCTGAACTCTCCGGGCCACCGTAGCTGGCTATCCTCCTCGCGGcgcattgcgtgtgtgtgtgtgtgtgtacttgttgaAGTGTATGTGCTGGGGGGCCTTGCTTGTCCCTCTCTCGGGGTTGGGACTGAAAGAGTGGCGCCCCCTGCTACTTCTTCCCGGCGGGCGTCTTGGGGCTGGGCGCCTTCTTGGAGATGGTGGGGATCTTGGAGGGCTTGCTGCTGCCGGGCCGGCGCGGCGTGTCCGAGGTGTCGGAGCAGGCCGAGCGCGTCTCCAGGAGCTCCGAGGCGTCCGACGCGTCGCTGCCCCTCCGGCTGCTGGCGCGGCTCCCGGCGCGGCTCCCTGCCCGGCTGGCCGGTCCGCTGGCGGAGGACGGGGTGCGCTTGGAGtctggagcagagagagagagagagagagagagagagacaggatgtGATTATGCAACAGGAGAGTGACCAAGTTAAACGCACTGCCAATGCTAACAAGTCTGTTCTGGGAAGTTCCTAATCAGAAATTCCTGGCTGTTTTTATTTCAGACCTTCTGGCCCACATGAACAATCCTTATGTGTCGTGTCTTTGTGGGCGCACGTTAGATAGAGCACAGATTAATTTGGTTGAGATCAGAAACAGGACACGCTGTGAAGGGAAGTGGCTCAGCGGTGTGCAGCACCTACtgggcagccgtagcctactggttagcgcttccgACTtgtcgaaccccaaccagtaggatcggctgaagtgcccttgagcaagacacctaacccctcactgctcactgagttgggattagtgtgtgcttcacctcactgtgtgcggcgtgtgtgtttcactaattcacggattgggctacatgcagagaccaaatttccctcacgggatcaaaaagactatatatatacacagcacAAATATGAACTGCAAGGCCGAGCTCACCTGGGCGTCCCTTGGATGCAGGTGTGGCTCCTCCGTTCTCCCCCGTCAGTGACCCGCGGCTGGAGTGGAATGCCGGACGCCGTAGTTTGGACGATGCTGCTCCCTGTTGTGGTGGGGAACACGTGTCATGCTAGAACTCCTTCACTAAGTTGGGCTGTTTCCTAAAGGCTTGTAGCTGCAGTTAAGTTGTACAGTTAAGCTGTAGAGAGAGTATTAGCTTGTATACTCTATACTgttgtaatagtaatagtaatgcACTATAAAGCCTTTGGGAAACTAGCCCGTGGATATTTCTAGACTAGCATGCTTCCTACTGCTTTGTTATTACCGTGCTACATATTAACTCAATTAATTAATAGGCAAATTGCCTCAGTGCAAACCGGGTTTGTTATACGGCTGCGTGAGTTTTCAAAGTGCAAACATGTAGGTTTGGGAGTGTCTCGTGAAGTAGCAGTTAATGTGTTAGGAGCATTACAGGTAGCAGAAGGGGGGGCGAGTGTGTTACCTCTTGCCCTGGGGTGTGGGCAGTGTGATCTGGACAGGACTGGCACTTGGTGGGTGTTGGCGTTTTACTGTGTGCCAGCCAGGGCTTGGCGTAGCCCCGCGAGTGAGATTGGGACGACTGGGAAAACAAGCAGTGAGATgcagggagatggagaaagaggtggagaagaaaccagaggagggaggagtggaggatgaAGGAtgatagacagagagggagaaagagagagagagagagagagagagagagggagggagggagaaggacgAGAGGAAATGAAAGGGTGTTCGTGTGTATGCACAGGTGAAGGTGAGACCAACAGGAGTCAATGGAGGGAATCAGAAGCAATGGGCAGGTGCACAAGGGggacaaaaaagacaaacagagcAACAAATGAAACACAGGACAAGATGAACAATGAGACAGTGATCACCATGTGActgagacacgcacacacacaactgaaccAGACAACAACACAACTCATATGATCAGACACACGTTATGAACATCACAGGACAACACAACAAAATGCACCAACGTGACATAGACTGATGACTggatgtgtgtgattttgtgttttgttttgttttgttttgtttagaatTTCATGGCATTTAGTTCGAAATGCAATCAGAGGGTAATGGTTTTTGGCTGTCAGAGATCTTGCTGAGCTGTTAAATGTGTCTTATGATTCTTGGGACATTGCAAAGCAGCAGCATCATGAGGTTCACTCAACTTGGCTCCCAAAGCCGAGAAAAAACCTTTATACACATTTATGCAAAAACAGATACAACAACATGtgtttacacaaataaagtttTTTTCAGCTTATGGAAGGCGTGTAATTATTTCATAAATAGCAACTAATTC from Alosa alosa isolate M-15738 ecotype Scorff River chromosome 20, AALO_Geno_1.1, whole genome shotgun sequence includes the following:
- the bmp8a gene encoding bone morphogenetic protein 8A, with amino-acid sequence MVMDPSSQETAGHCKRSSSRRHTLSCCWREQSSIGKGQSRRLSPLAVLLHVCVLLCVCGGVEGVVHSSFRRLSGREKKEMQREILSVLGLPGRPRPHPPLRPPSSAPLFMLDLYHAVSEGEEGLGGRLAAVGTGHVHTHAFPTLSTHMPPLGSVVSEADTVMSFVNLVEHERDLLQPRPYWKEFRFDLTPLPQGETVTAAEFRIYKTLTMGQRANHTLHISVYEIQRENRHREPELVLLDMQSVPAGQEGWLAFDVTSASNRWLLNPRSNLGIRLYVETEEDRSLSAGWVGLIGRRGPRSKQPFMVTFFRASQAPCRPPRAVRHNNPRKKKPKYTLPHPNRPGIFDQIPTSGRQACKRHELYVSFSDLGWKDWVLAPRGYSAYYCDGACDYPLGACMNATNHAMIQLVVHLLKPDEVPKACCAPTKLSPISVLFYDDNNNVILKKHRNMVVKTCGCL
- the LOC125284906 gene encoding microtubule-actin cross-linking factor 1-like, which translates into the protein MFLSSLLHSFSSPPPFFFSLSSVQHPGLKILRSDSSSSISSRLVTVTPGYFCCRARGRTNLELREKFILPEGATQGLAAFRSRGRRSKPSSRNASPTRSSSSASQSAQSCASLPSAPATPTASSRSSQSHSRGYAKPWLAHSKTPTPTKCQSCPDHTAHTPGQEGAASSKLRRPAFHSSRGSLTGENGGATPASKGRPDSKRTPSSASGPASRAGSRAGSRASSRRGSDASDASELLETRSACSDTSDTPRRPGSSKPSKIPTISKKAPSPKTPAGKK